From the genome of Polyodon spathula isolate WHYD16114869_AA chromosome 14, ASM1765450v1, whole genome shotgun sequence, one region includes:
- the LOC121326984 gene encoding protein FAM124B, giving the protein MLRRAIRVKPGAEDDCVDSGAETAESDCSKMSSTGSDIIVVESQDLFLMTMHLLANPGESFLLQQSLDRLLKWVSPDLHLFHVSERATPVKHSEKYRRKTSLYPSLSVILFLHEDFGEERILQLQDYFKRPPWQYHHSESASGKILPYLLSSQDFYSLDTHMPVWAVRQVHYGNEIVRVTLYCSYDNYEDTVQMYETILQKEASAQKSGFCYFTLYTDKSLSIQLSLKQLSPGVSVDLKESAVLQFRIQEIGQLVPLLPNPCAPISSTRWQTEDYDGNKIIFQVKGNSQSHHKTSSAFQVCSKPVSMNAPRSLMPCNPPAYQEKWTPLHTEREASGEVQSPGKHKGGGSGTSSKNDGFCSDSCCSTPRSSSCYSSQRSSPAMLSQCELSGERKSTPLSGYKLHDSKLKAPEEPETNVDTGFAVVSPETIAGHSTCPLNGFSKDLFKNLPDPRTRTGNTTVLTSTGSLSSTSLNSSAVSPRTHKASPSACIGTNQEIALHQIQAKHLNVLEDEFFI; this is encoded by the exons atgttacGGAGAGCAATTCGAGTGAAACCCGGAGCAGAAGATGACTGCGTGGATTCTGGAGCGGAGACTGCAGA atCAGACTGCAGTAAAATGTCCTCCACAGGCA GTGACATCATAGTTGTGGAGAGCCAGGATCTGTTTTTGATGACAATGCACCTTCTCGCCAACCCTGGAGAGTCCTTCCTTTTGCAGCAGAGCCTTGACCGTCTGCTGAAGTGGGTGAGCCCAGACCTGCACCTGTTCCACGTGTCGGAGCGTGCGACACCAGTGAAACACAGTGAGAAGTATCGCAGGAAGACCTCGCTGTACCCCTCCCTCTCCGTCATCCTCTTCCTTCACGAGGACTTCGGAGAGGAGCGGATACTTCAGCTCCAGGACTACTTCAAGCGCCCGCCATGGCAGTACCACCACAGCGAAAGCGCCAGCGGGAAAATCCTGCCATATCTGCTGTCCAGTCAGGATTTTTACAGTCTGGATACCCACATGCCTGTCTGGGCAGTACGCCAGGTCCACTACGGAAACGAGATAGTCCGTGTTACCCTGTACTGCAGTTACGACAATTACGAAGACACGGTGCAAATGTATGAGACAATCCTACAGAAGGAGGCGAGTGCTCAGAAGAGCGGCTTCTGCTATTTCACTTTGTATACGGACAAGTCATTGAGCATTCAGCTGTCCTTGAAACAGCTCTCACCTGGGGTTTCTGTTGATCTGAAGGAGTCCGCTGTCCTGCAGTTTAGGATACAAGAGATCGGCCAGCTAGTACCTCTTCTACCAAACCCCTGTGCTCCAATCAGTAGTACGAGATGGCAAACTGAAGATTACGAtggaaacaaaattatttttcag GTAAAGGGAAACTCGCAATCTCATCACAAAACAAGCTCAGCCTTTCAAGTGTGCAGCAAGCCTGTCTCCATGAATGCGCCAAGAAGCCTAATGCCCTGCAATCCGCCTGCTTACCAGGAGAAATGGACCCCACTCCATACAGAACGAGAGGCCAGTGGGGAGGTCCAGAGTCCTGGAAAGCACAAGGGTGGCGGCTCTGGGACATCCAGTAAAAACGATGGCTTTTGTTCCGATAGCTGCTGCAGCACGCCGAGGAGCAGCTCCTGTTACTCCTCCCAGCGAAGCAGCCCCGCCATGCTATCGCAGTGTGAGCTCTCCGGTGAACGCAAAAGCACACCGTTGTCCGGGTACAAGCTGCACGATTCAAAGCTAAAGGCTCCAGAAGAACCGGAAACCAATGTTGACACAGGGTTTGCAGTGGTAAGCCCGGAAACAATTGCCGGCCACAGTACATGCCCCCTTAATGGGTTTTCGAAGGACTTGTTTAAAAATCTGCCTGATCCGAGGACACGCACAGGTAACACAACAGTGTTAACCAGCACCGGATCACTGTCTAGTACATCCTTGAACAGCTCTGCAGTTTCTCCAAGAACTCACAAGGCTTCTCCATCTGCTTGTATAGGAACAAACCAGGAAATAGCACTTCATCAGATCCAAGCAAAACACCTGAATGTATTGGAAGACGAATTCTTTATTTAA
- the LOC121326982 gene encoding tripartite motif-containing protein 42-like isoform X2, with protein sequence MDHKLKDPAMKIGKQRSFIEQLNRQSSKKYLTNLYKGVAVHDNPRTQKEEASIKQNANSHKDRAKWALYQELTCPACARLYINPILLPCNHSICDACLKKIRVETKNKTSITLKCPACQLQFESAANEKIPFPENHLLKNIMTRNRQGAELATNSSKKRKTELVEDTVFCQLCEQKAARREVKKCVTCKLIFCAKCLKKLHSNKAFLQHSIVNLDWDTGPQQIKCFFHPHFDLIHYCTQLKIVICEECLKTTHKGQPVITLDVAFQDESKELLRLISSFKKVKEEYENATLSLSRFRASLDKMESGINQKVFHQFLSLHEALQIQENKIRGGVNNEKVKGQLEIDSFLKSASKAMFAMEGTAEYISEALKESNTVAFLQTSRLIGEHFKQAIDTVNRPSKEIYKSSLVDFSIDVNPIKEEILKLQGYTHNVSQDDSIAPNDNWIPDCNSSSSIQVELPHTPSVTSVNSTKYAKPVPSPTYYCPGSQQTVLSPVKPAVFSKSGSWHSLLGRNDDANYKGSLNTSKANYPKSQSFEFTNRKKIAPIQNRPKSIPADYRTFMPVIKKKEFGINSKKHRSTSEEWDSNCLSGSIADLSDSVFSGREEPGKPFIYKHAVDDNSAQIWWGYRNGEEETLLDFSEVQIQQIVSAGHNLAFPQDQAGVFSGVRENFFKVTCLYPKSEYLFRVRAINAFGPGKWSEPYKLVTLGKTKEKASLLDEELLAGFKFSVRRRQRPGIVD encoded by the exons ATGGATCACAAACTGAAAGATCCCGCCATGAAGATAGGTAAACAGAGAAGTTTTATTGAACAACTCAACCGTCAGTCAAGTAAAAAATATCTGACAAATCTATACAAGGGCGTTGCAGTTCATGACAATCCGAG aacgCAAAAGGAAGAAGCGTCAATCAAGCAGAATGCTAACTCACATAAGGACAGAGCCAAGTGGGCTTTGTATCAGGAGCTCACCTGTCCTGCATGTGCAAGGCTTTACATAAACCCTATTCTTCTGCCCTGCAATCACAGCATCTGTGATGCCTGTTTGAAGAAGATCAGagtggaaacaaaaaacaagacgAGCATCACCTTAAAGTGCCCGGCGTGCCAGTTACAGTTTGAATCTGCCGCTAATGAAAAAATACCTTTCCCAGAGAACCACTTACTCAAAAACATCATGACGAGAAACAGGCAGGGAGCCGAACTGGCTACCAATAGCagcaagaagagaaaaacagaaCTTGTGGAAGACACTGTGTTTTGCCAGCTGTGCGAGCAAAAAGCTGCCCGCAGGGAGGTGAAAAAGTGTGTCACCTGCAAGCTTATTTTCTGCGCCAAGTGCCTCAAGAAGTTACACAGCAACAAAGCGTTTCTGCAGCACAGCATTGTAAACCTGGACTGGGACACTGGCCCGCAGCAGATCAAGTGTTTTTTTCATCCCCATTTCGATCTGATTCACTACTGTACCCAACTGAAGATAGTGATCTGTGAGGAGTGCCTGAAAACCACCCATAAAGGACAGCCAGTCATTACGCTTGATGTTGCATTTCAGGATGAGTCCAAAGAACTGCTGAGACTCATATCAAGCTTTAAAAAAG TCAAAGAAGAATACGAGAACGCCACCTTGTCACTGAGCCGATTCAGAGCCAGTTTGGACAAAATGGAATCTGGAATCAACCAGAAAGTGTTCCACCAGTTTCTCTCTTTACACGAGGCCCTTCAGATTCAAGAAAACAAGATACGAGGCGGTGTCaacaatgaaaaagtaaaagGCCAGCTTGAGATAGACAGCTTCTTAAAGTCGGCATCGAAGGCCATGTTTGCGATGGAGGGAACCGCGGAGTATATTTCGGAGGCCTTAAAGGAATCCAACACAGTGGCCTTTTTGCAAACATCTCGACTGATAGGAGAACATTTCAAACAGGCTATAGACACCGTTAACCGGCCATCAAAGGAAATATACAAGAGCTCTTTGGTCGATTTTTCCATTGATGTAAATCCTATTAAGGAGGAGATTCTGAAGCTTCAAGGATATACCCATAATGTTTCACAGGATGACAGTATTGCTCCTAATGATAATTGGATACCAGATTGCAACAGCTCATCCAGTATCCAGGTAGAACTTCCACACACACCATCTGTTACATCTGTTAACTCTACTAAATATGCTAAACCTGTACCATCTCCTACATATTATTGCCCTGGATCACAGCAGACTGTTCTTTCTCCTGTAAAGCCTGCAGTTTTTAGCAAAAGTGGAAGTTGGCATTCATTGCTGGGTCGTAACGATGATGCAAATTACAAGGGGAGTTTGAACACGAGCAAAGCCAACTACCCGAAGAGTCAAAGCTTTGAGTTCACAAACAGGAAGAAGATTGCCCCAATACAGAATCGTCCAAAAAGCATCCCGGCAGATTACAGGACATTCATGCCGGTCATTAAGAAAAAGGAGTTTGGCATCAATTCCAAAAAACACAGGAGTACGAGTGAGGAGTGGGACTCAAACTGCCTTTCAGGATCTATTGCAGACCTCAGCGACTCTGTCTTCTCAGGCAGAGAGGAACCAGgaaaaccatttatttacaaacatGCCGTGGATGACAACTCTGCACAG ATTTGGTGGGGCTATCGCAATGGTGAAGAGGAAAccttgcttgatttttctgaggtACAGATTCAGCAGATTGTTTCAGCCGGTCACAACCTGGCGTTTCCTCAGGACCAGGCGGGAGTCTTTTCCGGAGTCAGAGAGAATTTCTTCAAAGTCACCTGCCTGTATCCCAAGTCAGAATATCTGTTCAGAGTCAGAGCAATAAACGCATTCGGACCAGGGAAATGGAGTGAGCCATATAAG CTCGTTACACTGGGCAAGACGAAGGAGAAAGCTTCACTGCTGGACGAAGAGCTGCTCGCAGGGTTCAAGTTTTCAGTTAGAAGGCGGCAGCGTCCCGGCATTGTAGACTGA
- the LOC121326982 gene encoding protein PML-like isoform X1 produces the protein MDHKLKDPAMKIGKQRSFIEQLNRQSSKKYLTNLYKGVAVHDNPRTQKEEASIKQNANSHKDRAKWALYQELTCPACARLYINPILLPCNHSICDACLKKIRVETKNKTSITLKCPACQLQFESAANEKIPFPENHLLKNIMTRNRQGAELATNSSKKRKTELVEDTVFCQLCEQKAARREVKKCVTCKLIFCAKCLKKLHSNKAFLQHSIVNLDWDTGPQQIKCFFHPHFDLIHYCTQLKIVICEECLKTTHKGQPVITLDVAFQDESKELLRLISSFKKVKEEYENATLSLSRFRASLDKMESGINQKVFHQFLSLHEALQIQENKIRGGVNNEKVKGQLEIDSFLKSASKAMFAMEGTAEYISEALKESNTVAFLQTSRLIGEHFKQAIDTVNRPSKEIYKSSLVDFSIDVNPIKEEILKLQGYTHNVSQDDSIAPNDNWIPDCNSSSSIQVELPHTPSVTSVNSTKYAKPVPSPTYYCPGSQQTVLSPVKPAVFSKSGSWHSLLGRNDDANYKGSLNTSKANYPKSQSFEFTNRKKIAPIQNRPKSIPADYRTFMPVIKKKEFGINSKKHRSTSEEWDSNCLSGSIADLSDSVFSGREEPGKPFIYKHAVDDNSAQIWWGYRNGEEETLLDFSEVQIQQIVSAGHNLAFPQDQAGVFSGVRENFFKVTCLYPKSEYLFRVRAINAFGPGKWSEPYKVMGANIYRYILHVLFLSNNLTVTCQYMYFTGTQQMNTLLGETKLYH, from the exons ATGGATCACAAACTGAAAGATCCCGCCATGAAGATAGGTAAACAGAGAAGTTTTATTGAACAACTCAACCGTCAGTCAAGTAAAAAATATCTGACAAATCTATACAAGGGCGTTGCAGTTCATGACAATCCGAG aacgCAAAAGGAAGAAGCGTCAATCAAGCAGAATGCTAACTCACATAAGGACAGAGCCAAGTGGGCTTTGTATCAGGAGCTCACCTGTCCTGCATGTGCAAGGCTTTACATAAACCCTATTCTTCTGCCCTGCAATCACAGCATCTGTGATGCCTGTTTGAAGAAGATCAGagtggaaacaaaaaacaagacgAGCATCACCTTAAAGTGCCCGGCGTGCCAGTTACAGTTTGAATCTGCCGCTAATGAAAAAATACCTTTCCCAGAGAACCACTTACTCAAAAACATCATGACGAGAAACAGGCAGGGAGCCGAACTGGCTACCAATAGCagcaagaagagaaaaacagaaCTTGTGGAAGACACTGTGTTTTGCCAGCTGTGCGAGCAAAAAGCTGCCCGCAGGGAGGTGAAAAAGTGTGTCACCTGCAAGCTTATTTTCTGCGCCAAGTGCCTCAAGAAGTTACACAGCAACAAAGCGTTTCTGCAGCACAGCATTGTAAACCTGGACTGGGACACTGGCCCGCAGCAGATCAAGTGTTTTTTTCATCCCCATTTCGATCTGATTCACTACTGTACCCAACTGAAGATAGTGATCTGTGAGGAGTGCCTGAAAACCACCCATAAAGGACAGCCAGTCATTACGCTTGATGTTGCATTTCAGGATGAGTCCAAAGAACTGCTGAGACTCATATCAAGCTTTAAAAAAG TCAAAGAAGAATACGAGAACGCCACCTTGTCACTGAGCCGATTCAGAGCCAGTTTGGACAAAATGGAATCTGGAATCAACCAGAAAGTGTTCCACCAGTTTCTCTCTTTACACGAGGCCCTTCAGATTCAAGAAAACAAGATACGAGGCGGTGTCaacaatgaaaaagtaaaagGCCAGCTTGAGATAGACAGCTTCTTAAAGTCGGCATCGAAGGCCATGTTTGCGATGGAGGGAACCGCGGAGTATATTTCGGAGGCCTTAAAGGAATCCAACACAGTGGCCTTTTTGCAAACATCTCGACTGATAGGAGAACATTTCAAACAGGCTATAGACACCGTTAACCGGCCATCAAAGGAAATATACAAGAGCTCTTTGGTCGATTTTTCCATTGATGTAAATCCTATTAAGGAGGAGATTCTGAAGCTTCAAGGATATACCCATAATGTTTCACAGGATGACAGTATTGCTCCTAATGATAATTGGATACCAGATTGCAACAGCTCATCCAGTATCCAGGTAGAACTTCCACACACACCATCTGTTACATCTGTTAACTCTACTAAATATGCTAAACCTGTACCATCTCCTACATATTATTGCCCTGGATCACAGCAGACTGTTCTTTCTCCTGTAAAGCCTGCAGTTTTTAGCAAAAGTGGAAGTTGGCATTCATTGCTGGGTCGTAACGATGATGCAAATTACAAGGGGAGTTTGAACACGAGCAAAGCCAACTACCCGAAGAGTCAAAGCTTTGAGTTCACAAACAGGAAGAAGATTGCCCCAATACAGAATCGTCCAAAAAGCATCCCGGCAGATTACAGGACATTCATGCCGGTCATTAAGAAAAAGGAGTTTGGCATCAATTCCAAAAAACACAGGAGTACGAGTGAGGAGTGGGACTCAAACTGCCTTTCAGGATCTATTGCAGACCTCAGCGACTCTGTCTTCTCAGGCAGAGAGGAACCAGgaaaaccatttatttacaaacatGCCGTGGATGACAACTCTGCACAG ATTTGGTGGGGCTATCGCAATGGTGAAGAGGAAAccttgcttgatttttctgaggtACAGATTCAGCAGATTGTTTCAGCCGGTCACAACCTGGCGTTTCCTCAGGACCAGGCGGGAGTCTTTTCCGGAGTCAGAGAGAATTTCTTCAAAGTCACCTGCCTGTATCCCAAGTCAGAATATCTGTTCAGAGTCAGAGCAATAAACGCATTCGGACCAGGGAAATGGAGTGAGCCATATAAGGTGATGGGTGCAAACATTTATCGTTATATACTACATGTATTATTTCTTAGCAACAATCTGACAGTCACATGCCAATACATGTACTTCACAGGCACTCAACAAATGAATACACTTTTAGGGGAAACAAAACTTTATCACTGA